In the Arachis ipaensis cultivar K30076 chromosome B04, Araip1.1, whole genome shotgun sequence genome, CCTATTTTACCACACGAAGTATAACCTCTTCCAATAATATCCCTATTACTAGATAAGCACAGAGGCCGGAAGTACTTGCAAGGAATCTGATAAAGAGTCCAAGATGAGTGCACTTTATATTCTTTCATCACCCATATGTCAGTGTTACAGCTATCATTATTGCAAGAATACAAGGCTAGGCAGCCTCTGAGTAGGGCAAGACTTGTATAGGAGCCTGACATTTGTTCTGGCGCAGATATAGTTGAAAAAGTCATTTCCATGAGATCAAAGATGATAATAGCATCCCTGTAATCTTTAAGATCCCAAGGCACCCAATGAACAGCGCCATTAAAGAACAACCCACCAGAATGCCAGGAACGAAAACCCAAGATTTGAATACCCAAGTGTTTGGGGACAGCAGCATCATGATTAATCCATGAATTGGTTCTCAAGGAAAAGCAATCCAAATGATATTGTAATTCGCAATCGCACCAAGCTACAAGAAGTAAGTAATCATCCTGTGATGCATCATAACCAAATCCATGCAGATACGCATTGTAGGCAATCCTGCCATAGTCATGGGGCTTACTACGATGAACAATATGAGAGTAGGATATTCTTTTGCTGGATCCAGTGAGTGGGTTCCATACCACAAGAAAATGCGGGTGTCGATGGAAGAGAATAAAGCCTCTGCAGGATCCTACGACGAAAAACTTAGAAGGTGGTTTCTTTTGGAAAGGGGGACACACCTCTTTTTGTGATGCATCATTGTCGTCTAAGTAAACCAACTCCGCAGTAGTGTCGTTTTTCATGAAGAAGCATGCATTGGTGGCAGCGGGAGAGTGGTGAAAATGCAATTCCGCAAAGTCAGGATCAGAAATGAGAGAGCGCCACAGCTTGGAAACGCACCTGAGGCGAGCGAGATGTCTGATCGGCACCCGCAGAAAGATTATGTGAATCAGGTCAAGAGGGAGGATGTCGTGAATGCTCTTGTTCTTGtcattcttcttcttattctccaTGCTAGATTGCTCTTTTGCTTTGTTCACCGTGTGCTTCAGTTTCTTCTTCTTATCCATGCTTGGATTGCTGAGCTTTTCGCAATTCATATGCCAATTCACACAACTCCGGTTCCCGGGACTTGAAATTGCCTTGAAAACCTAAAACTAAAAAGGGAAGGGTTAGTTTTGGATTggtaattgaaaagaaaaagttaTCTTCTAAATGGTAATAgatcttctctaatttttttaacacttgaaagaataaagaatgattttttatctttaattttataagtgagacTAAAATTAAATTTGAGAGAGAGAACAATAAAGGATTAGATTTAACATTGAACACCATCCAATTTATTTTTTACTGGAGAGGATGATCCACTCCCTCTTCTAAATAGGTCCATAAAaaataggaaaagtatagggtaccaacatattatctgccaacttctgccaactcttatttataattgtgtttcatggaagtgtgttcgtggatgtatctaataattaatatattttaaatacatatataaagagacacatctagaaaatatatctataaagacacttctattaaataaTGGGATATTTttgttcaaaaataattttattaggtaggtttttgaattcaaaaatacTACTTAGTCCCAATTtggataaacaacttaattaagctatatttgaaaaaatagcttaaacaataaataattatattaaaagtagcttataaataagttattttgtgtttggatttttagttctaaaaatacttattttatataaatatgataaaaagtagtagcattatgagagaagtcattttttttaacttttctataagtttttaaatagcttcttagaaagctgCAATTTATATCATATGATTTGTTTACAATTTAAAATTTACAAAATTATTCCAACATTATAAAATTACACAACTAAAATCACAAAATTACACACCAAATAATTGATAGACAACaaaaatcatcaataaaattataaaaacgaACAAATCATTCACAGTTACTAGAACAATAATACTCTCgtatctaatttttgaaaaattaaaaatagtacaGTAAAAACACGAACACATTTAATATTAACATGaataacatgaaaacataaaaaattatatcattaTACATTCAGATTACACTAATATTTCAAATTCGAaatcaacaaaataataaaaattagagtTTAGCACATCCACATTACATTTATTTTACAAAATTCCCAATCATACATAATTGTGTAAATAGAATTACCTTAGACAAAAAAAATTGATATGATGGAGGAGACCCAGGACAAAAGAGGCGCAAGGGAGCTGCGGGTCGCCAATGGAGCTGCGTGTTGCGGATGGAGAAGTTCTACGCAGGGGGAGGGGGAGGGGGAGCTCGTCGCGANNNNNNNNNNNNNNNNNNNNNNNNNNNNNNNNNNNNNNNNNNNNNNNNNNNNNNNNNNNNNNNNNNNNNNNNNNNNNNNNNNNNNNNNNNNNNNNNNNNNNNNNNNNNNNNNNNNNNNNNNNNNNNNNNNNNttatttaatattttttatttttatctttcacaAAATATTATGCAATTAACATCAAAATATTTATActataataaattaatcaaaataaaaatattcgaataaaattttttttaatcaatttccGAACAACCATAGTTTTAAtttctctccctttttttttttgcttttttaaaAGTCTTTTGTTTTGATATATTTGTATGCAAAAAATTACCTTAAGAAATTATGttacatttttcattttaaatttgtgTAGCTTAACATACAAGGTGATTAagtattaatttatttttgttttgatctgCTATAATTTGTTAGAGAACTACTTAAAACTAACTGCGTTAACAgcataatttaaaagaaaagtgtATATTTTGTGTAtgtaattgataaaataaaatatcttttaagtTTTACATTGTCAATTTTCTTTGTACATTCATTACCTCATTTTTAATCATTAAACAGCCAAATAAAAAAAGGGGCACTCTACTATACAGATTCAAGTTGTATAAAGagagaattaaatttttttatagttattttttattattttattaatgttCAAAATGTGGATTCTGGTATTTTCAATCTCTCTTTCATCACATAAAAAGAAAGACCTTTAAACTTACATCTTTACCATATAattcatcataaaaaaaatataggagcAAGCAAATTAGGTAGTCTTAGGGAATTTTGCTGACTGTGCGCCGAAAAGGGTAGCAGGGCAACTATGGGTTTCGAAACTGAATGTGAGAGATACTCTTTAGGGAATTTTAAAAGTCAAGGACGATTATGGGTAACTCGCCCAATCTTAAGGATTACTTTGAAGTTTTAGTCTGTCCCAAAAAAAATATCTCCGAAAAGTTCCTTTTCTTCAAATCAAATTAAGACATTAAATCATATGATTCAATTTGATGTGATGCTCTTTCTACATGAGACTTGTGTATAGTATAAGACTAGACCAACTTTTATGATATGGCACTAAGTAATGGTCCAAGGTCGAATAACCTAATAAGCTATATGAATATTACATCAAAGTAAGTAATTTGGGACTTGCAATGCAAGCTATCATAACATTTAAGAGAAACAGCAAAAAATGGGAGGTATAAGATTAAGAACTTACTTCCATTATAACGGTGAACTCCAACCTTTGACCAACATAGCATAGTATTCAATCTCTGACTTTCTCAATGGCGGACAGTTGTTGCCAATGATGATCAATTTTTCTGTAAACAATAAaattttcacaaattattttaaaattcacAATCATATTTTAACTATTTTAAGCAAAATTTATTCTTGTTCATTATGGTTAATGAAAACGGGCTTCAATTCAAGCTAAATTTAATATAGAAttattgcatatatatatatatagccaggTTTTTGGCCTCATAAACTCCAGGACGTCCAAACATTAACCATGCACTTTCATGCATTTAGCTTTTGAATAAAGTTGGAGAAGTTTGGTGGTTAACTCACTAGTCCGTTTAAGCAAATGGCGAAGATTCGAATCCAGCCTTATACATGTAACAACCTGTTAGCTAGCAGCAAATTCTTAAATAGAGTTCACTAGTCCTCAATTTTGCCTTGTATGAGTAGCAATTCATTGGCCAGCAATAAATTTTATCAGTCACATATTGATTACTTGTATGACATTAAGATAGATCTTATGAGTCTTAATTATTTCATTGTGATGTGCCTAATAATATTACAAAGAATATACATCAACTAAAAATTATTTAAGGTGTTGCCAAAGCTAACATCTTAACTGAAAGTATACAATCAATAAGAAAAAGTATATTTATGTATAGCACTCAGCACAATAACAAAGCATACCTCAACAATACTAGATTGTAGGAAGCAAGACTGCTATGAATGATTCCCTTAGCATTTGATACATCAAGTTTCACCATGAATAGTCAAACTCACATCTGAATGCAACTTGATGCACAATGCATCTTGCTCAGGACTTTTACATTGATCACAAAGTAATAAGGCAGCTACTCCAATGAAGATGTTAAAAACATCTTCTTATGATGATCTTTGTTTAAAAAGTGTGACTTATTTGTTTAGCaacattttaaataaaagtaacatttttactttaaataaaaatcaagccCTACAACTTATCATCCAATGGTCAAAATGAAGTATCTTCACATGATGACAATTATGAAATCTTCATTGGAGTAGCCACCAAATAATAAAACCAATCAGAAATAATGTAGTgcaaagaagagaagaataggaCCTATCCTTTTAAAACGTGTTGAAGTAGTTTCAGTAACACTTCTACTATATATCCTTAATTAAGCAGTAAGTTTAATATAAGAAATTTCATAACAACAAGAATTAATAATCTATGGTTTTAAACCAATCAAATTTATGTTAGATGACTTAAATTTTTCATGAGTAGTGGATTGATGTCCATGTTGTTAAGTTTTCCTGAGAATATGATTGGATACTTGCAAGAAACATCATATGGATTAAGGAATGTCAGAGTAGAGTCCAAGATGAATTCACTTTTTATTCTTTCAAAACCCATATCTGAGTTCTATTATCACCAAAACTGTAGTTTATGAAATACAAGGCTAGGCACCCACCTTGTATTACGATTCACGAGATTGATCCATATTCTTCTCCTTCTTGTTCTTCATCGGGAAAATGAAATCAAGAAAGGTCACTTTAATCATAGTATCGTCATGAAATATTTCGTTTAGGTCAGAGCAGTAGTGAGCTTCTGCAGGGTCCTtgatgaagaggaatgaagaggtGAGTGCTGAGGAGAAATTTTACAAGAGATTCATTTGACAAATTCACTAGACTCCACACCTAGCATCTCAAGTTTGCAGGAGAAACGTATTATCCCCAAAAGAATCTACAATTAAAACTTCTAGGATTGGATTCATAAGGTTTTGACATGATAAAAGAAAAGTACATTATGCAATCTGCAAAATAAAGCATCTAAAGTTTTACATAACCAACTAAAATAAACATCTAAAGTTTTGCATAACTCATTTGCACTTTTCAAATGTTCTTCTTCCCCATGTGTCAAGCTGTTCACTTGTATGTTGGCTCCTAATTCTCTTTCTTTGTTTGATGTTAACCTTTAGCAACATCAGGTTGTTCAAATTATTCATGGTGAACTTGATggcctgcaaaaaaaaaaagctcaGGTAAAAGACAATTTCAGACATGAAAATAATCTAAACTTCAAAACTGCACAGCAATCCCGGACTACAGGAAGCAAGACAGCGATCAATGATTCCCAAGCATtgataaattcaaatttcagcatCCAGAAACAAAAGTCACATTTGATTGGAACttgatgcaaaatgcaatgaaaattaacaggaACAGCTTCGTGCAAAGCATAGGAAAATGGTTACATACGGATTTCCTTCTTCatattcatcttctccttgttaTCCTTGTCCTTAGTGTCACTAGGGAGTGGCAAGAGACTCTCTGTATACACAATAATGGGTTCACGTTTGGGAAGCTGACAATACAGATCTTTAAAATGCTTGAGCAGGTCTCCTCTGACATTATATATGAAGTACCCTGTTTTACCACACGAAGTATAACCTCTTCCAATAATATCCCTATTACTAGTTAAGGACAGAGGCAGGAAGTCCTTGCAAGGAATCTGATAGAGAGTCCAAGATGAGTGCACTTTATATTCTTTCATCACACATATGTCTTACGGCAATCATTATAGCGAGAATACAAGGCTAGGCAGCCTCCGAGTAGGGCAAGACCTGGGTAGGAGCATGACAGTTGTTCCGGCGCAGATATAGTTGAAAAAGTCATTTCCTTGAGATCAAAGATAACAATAGCGTCCGTGTAATCCGTGTAAT is a window encoding:
- the LOC110262337 gene encoding F-box protein CPR30-like, whose translation is MNCEKLSNPSMDKKKKLKHTVNKAKEQSSMENKKKNDKNKSIHDILPLDLIHIIFLRVPIRHLARLRCVSKLWRSLISDPDFAELHFHHSPAATNACFFMKNDTTAELVYLDDNDASQKEVCPPFQKKPPSKFFVVGSCRGFILFHRHPHFLVVWNPLTGSSKRISYSHIVHRSKPHDYGRIAYNAYLHGFGYDASQDDYLLLVAWCDCELQYHLDCFSLRTNSWINHDAAVPKHLGIQILGFRSWHSGGLFFNGAVHWVPWDLKDYRDAIIIFDLMEMTFSTISAPEQMSGSYTSLALLRGCLALYSCNNDSCNTDIWVMKEYKVHSSWTLYQIPCKYFRPLCLSSNRDIIGRGYTSCGKIGYFIYNVRGDLLKHFKNLRCQLHCRELNIVYTESLLPLPSDIKDKDNKKMKKEIGM